Part of the Oncorhynchus masou masou isolate Uvic2021 chromosome 18, UVic_Omas_1.1, whole genome shotgun sequence genome, gacaGTGATACAAACAATGTGTTATTTCCCACTCATAATACTTATAGGTTACTGGTTTATTATTTTTAAAGGGTTAATTGGGAGAACATCCTTGGCCTTGGCTttagccttaaacctaaccctaacccttactctagcttcatgtccacatcccagttccaTCCTAAcactaacctcaaccctaactctaaccctagcttcgtgtccacatcccagttcaaccctaacactaacctcaaccctaagtctaaccctagcttcatgtctacatcccagttAAACCTAACACTAatctcaaccctaactctaaccctagcttcatgtctacatcccagttcaaACTTAACCctcaaccttaaacctaaccctaacaaaTCATATTAACATTTATTTGTTAcatacacagtttagcagatgttatagcgggtgtagcaaaatgcttatgttactagcttCTAAAtatgcagtaaaatgtcaaacacgtatacaaataattaataaaaaatacaaaaaacactCAACCagagtaatattaatgctgtgtCCCACTCCTAATAGACTCCATATTACTGTAACATTCTGGGTGATGTGGAGAACCCCATCATCCCAcatcccctccattcctccacctaCCAACTCTACTGTGAAAGTTTGGAGGCTGCATTCCAGCTCAGTAGATCTAGTGGGTCACAGCTCAGACTCGGCCAGGCAGCTATAGGTTTGCCCCAGATTCCCCTTATGTCACTGAGCCCATGATGAGGGACTGTCTATCCGGGACTACCGGGCCTGCTGCCACACAAGGCCCAACCTGATACCACATATAAAAATGACATCTGAACCCACTCACCTCTTACCCACTTTACGtaatgtctgtttctctgtctgtttgtctttaCTTCTCGCCCTTTCACACGGTAGTGAAAGTGAtatatgtgtctctctgtctctcacccccccctctctctttctcacctgcTGTGCTCCCCTAAACTTTGAGCAGGGTAACCTACAATATCCTCTGTCCTCTGAGGTAAAATAAAGAGTGCCAGTCACAGCGTATGCTCGGACCATGCGTGTGCTGGATGCGAGATTCCCATGTCTGTACGTGTGACAGATTTAGAGACTGAAATATAATTAGAAAGGCTAAATCCGGAATAGCAACAGGGAGCGCAGGGGGGAGGAGGGTGCGTTGAGTGTATTTGTTGAaggttatggtgtttgttgagGCAATGGTATTTAGGTGCTTAGTCTTTAAATCACACATTGACGCAGGTCAGGTGCTCTGAACAATCTTTGTCAGTCACATGTTTAGTTATGTTCCAGGTTATTGTTTTGTTTGAACCCATTTTAAACTGTTAATAAGGATTGCTCCTACCGTTTTTCTggcctgtaatgttcatttcCTGTGTTCCAGTGGCTGAGTAAGATAAGTTCAAGGTTATTTTCTTAAAGCTCTCCCGGTTGTACAATGGCTTCTCAAACTGTAACGGATTTCTTCCATCGAGGGggggaccaaaatgcagcgtggttagagttcatgttttttaataagagtaactaaacatgaacacaaattacaaaacaacaaacgtggcaaaacgcgaaacagtcctatctggaaACAGTcctaaagtggtgatcctaactgacccaagacagggaataggggagggtctgggtggacaTCTGTCCACGGTGGCAGCTCTGGCGCTGGATGTGGACCCAACTCCACCATTGTCTTTGTCCACCTCCTTAGCGTCCTTtaagtggcgaccctcgccgccgaccttggcctaggaaccctaacaaagggccccactggactgtgGAGCgcctctggctgactggcggccatggcgggtcctggctgactggcggctctggcggatcctggctggctggcggctctggcagctccttgcagactggcggctctggcggctccttgcagactggcggctctggcggctccttgcagactggtggctctggcgggTCCTtgcagacaggcgggagactctagcggctctggacaggtgggagactctagcggctctggacaggcgggagactctagcggctctggacaggtgggagactctagcggctctgggcaggtgggagactctagcagctctggacagacgggagactctagcggctctggacagacgggagactctagcggctctggacagacgggagactctagcggctctggacagacgggtgactctagcggctctggacagacaggagactctggcagcgctggagaggaggaaggctctgacagcgctggacaggcgggagcacctgtagggctgagacggagagacagcctggtgcggggggctaccaccggaggactggtgcgtggaggtggtactggatagaccggaccgtgcaggcgcactggagctcttgagcaccgagcctgcccaaccttaccttgttgaatgctcccggtcgccctgccagtgcggcgaggtggaatagcccgcactgggctgtgctggcaaaccggggacaccatgtgtaaggctggtgccatgtacaccgacccaaggagacgcactgaagaccagatgcgtagagccggcttcatggcacctggctcgatgcccactctagccctgctgatacgaggagctggtatgtatcgcaccgggctatgcacccgcactggtgacaccgtgcactccacaacataacacggtgcctgcccggtctctctcgccctccggtaagcacaggaagttggagcaggtctcctacctggcttcgccacacttcctgtgtgcccccccaatacatttttggggctgactctccgGCTTCCATCCATGCCGCCGTGCTCGTTtcgccaactccattctcctgtaaccctcctcgcactgctccagcgaatccctggcgggctccggcactctccctgggtcgaccgcccacctgtctatctcttccCAAGTTGTATAGTCCAGATTCTGCTCCTATGTCCAGAAATCCTGACATCGCTGCCTCTCCTGCtcctgcccgttaccacgctgcttggtcctgttgtggtgggtggttctgtaatgGATTTCTTCcatcgaaggagaggaggaccaatatgcagcgtggttcgagttcatgttttttaataagaaaaactaaacatgaacacaaatgaaaaaacaacaaacgtggcaaaacccaaaacaatcctatctggtgcagagaacacaaagacaggaaacaaccacccacaaaccccaacacaaaacaagctacctaaatatggttcccaatcagagacaatgactaacacctgcctctgattgagaaccatatcaggccatacatagaaacggacaaactagacacacaacatagaatgcccacccagctcacgtcctgaacaaacactaaaacaaggaaaacacaaaagaactatggtcagaacgtgacataaaCCATATTTTCTTCTGTTTAGTTTCACGGTCAGTCTGCAAGACAAAACAACTACTGTTTGGTTAATCTGGTTCAAGACACCTGCACTATCAACTTCGATGTTGACAGATTGTTGATTCCTCTCCAGTTATAGATCTGTCAGCATGGCAAGAATGTGAAAGTGTATTGCGCATACGCACAGAATATCTTCCGTGCATAAATGAAACGCTTAAGCGACCGCAATAACTATTGGGTTCTATACATATCACACTGTGCATCACaacatgtactgtaggctatgtcACAACATGAACTGTAGGCTATGTCACaacatgtactgtaggctatgtcACAACATGTAacatgtatgtacagttgaagtccgaagtttacataaacttaggttggagtcattaaaactcgtttttcaaccactccacaaatttcttgttaacgaactatagttttggtaagtcggttaggacatctactttgtgcatgacacaagtcatttctaccttcaaactcagtgtctctttgcttgacaacaggggaaaatcaaaagaaatcagccaagacctcagaaagaaatgtgtagacctccacgagtctggttcatccttgagaacaatttccaaacgcctgaaggtatcatgttcatctgtacaaacaatagtacgcaagtataaacaccatgggaccacgcagccgtcataccgctcaggaaagagacgcattctgtctcctagagatgaatgtactttggtgcgaaagtgcaaatcaatcccagaacaacagcaaaggaccttgtgaagatgctggaggaaacaggtacaaatgtatctatatccacagtaaaatgagtcctatatcgacataacctgaaaggctgctcagcaaggaagaagccactgctccataacCACCATAAAAACTATGTTTCATACTTTTtggtgaaatgtcctctggtctcaagaaacaaaaatataactgtttggccataatgaccattgtgatgtttggaggagaaaaggggaggtttgcaagccgaagaacaccatcccaaccatgaagcatgggggtggtagaatcatgttgtgggggtgctttgctgcaggagggattgttacacttcacaaaatagatggcatcatgagggggaaagattatgtggatatattgaagcaacatcaggacatcagtcaggaagttcaagcttggtcgcaaatgggtcttccatatggacactgaccccaagcatacttcaaaaattgtggcaaaatgtcttaaggacaacaaagtccaggtattggagtggccatcacaaaaccctgacctcaattctataaagaatttgtgggcagaactgagaaagcgtgtgcgagcaaggaggcctacaaacctgactcagttacaccagctctgtcaggaggaatgggccaaaattcacccaacttattgtgggaagcttgtggaagcctacccaaaacatttgatccaagttaaactatgtaaaggcaatgctaccaaatactaattgagtgtatgtaaacttctgacccactgggaatgtaatgaaagaaataaaatctgaaataaataattctctctactattattctgacatttcacattcttaaaataaattggtgatcctaactaacccaAGACAGGGattgtttactaggattaaatgtcatgaactaaaaaaaaaaaaaaaaaaaaagagtttaaatgtatttggctaaggtgtatgtaaacttctgacttcaactatatgtAGCCTGTATGTAAGAGCCATGTCTACAGGTCTCTTTTGCTAAATAGATTTTATCTCAATGAGAATAACTTGTATAACTATACAGTAGGTTCAATTAAATGGTTAACTACAGTAACTGGGGTAAACATTATTGATGACTTCAGTCAGTGTAAAACTAGTGAACTCTTCCCATTAACTCCATGCTTTAATGAACAATCCTGAAAGTGTATTTTATTGGATCCTTGTTGATATAACCAGGTGTTGACTCCATCATGCCAATATGTTGAGATCATAGAAAGACCGTATCAAAAATATAGTTGACATTCACTTTTTTCCCCAAGAGATTGTGCGAAACAATATGAATGACTGGAGTAATGCAGAATGTTCCACAGTTGGTTGATTTATATTTTAGAACAGAACAGGTGTAATGTATTATATAAGCCATCGTCTTTATAAATTAGCTGTTGCTAATCACATTGCAGCCTAACCGGGTTAATTCCATTCAGCAAGTACATCAACACTGGCTGGCAGCATGTTGTAATACAGATTCTACACATCAGTAATGACATGAACAAACCTGACAATGGAGATCTCAGGATTGTTATCGGGTTACATATTGTGGATGTCAGAACTGCTCCTTCTAAAGTCTGTCTATCCCCTTTCATCAGAGCCATGGACACTTCACATGTTCAATATAGTGGCTATTAGTTATAGGAATATTCACTCGTTATAGAGAGTAAGTTATTATAAACTACACTTTCTCACTAACTAGGCTAATCAGGTGAAATAACTAGAGAGCAATTTCTGCCCTAATCTTTTCTGTGTGTAAACTTTATATAGACTAAAATATTAACAAAGATATATATTTAGGGTCTTAAATACAATTCaagaaaaatgtattaaatactttgatttatttaacaGCAAAAAGCATGATATCAGACAGACATTTGGGGGAAAAAACTTTGGCTTTTTTAGTCTTTACTTATAAAAAGATAGAATATATTATTTATAAACAAAGAGGGAGGAAAAGCAGCCTCCATCactaaaaggtaaaaaaaagtagTCTCCGCTGCCTCCATCTCCATGGGGTGGTGAAGAGTTGGGTGTTGAGGAGAAGGAGTTAGGAGGGTGGTGGGCTCCCATGTTCCATCTTCCCAGAGTCACTGCTTTCACTGAGCTGCCTCTTCAACACCATCTCCCTGGCAATACAAGTCACTTGACCGTTGTTCACCGTGTATGTTCCACTCCTGCAACAAGAGGGAAATATTGTTTAGACAGAGGTACATGGCTACAATTAGTAACAACTTGTTAGTCAAAATTAGACATACAAAGAAAGGAGAAATCAAGCACAACATTTAAACCATGCATGGATTTGATCCATTTATGTGACTCTTAGGTTAGTGAACTCACTTCTGTTCAGATCCAACCATGCTGCCAGGCTGGTTCTGTTTGTTTGCAAAGAAGAAAGAAGACCACCAGTGACCAGAGTCCTGTCTCTGCAGACCTAAGAAAAATAATACAAAAGGAAGATTAGGAACCTCGTCAGATCAAGTtgcacagagagatagaggatatGTTCCTAAATAAAGGCATTTGTCAGAGAGAGTGAGTTGAAATGCACCCCTTTCCTTACATactgcactacatttgaccagagccccaagggccctggtcgaaagtagtgcactatgtagagaatatggtgccatttcagAGGCACCGTTGCAGTTATCTGATCATCTGTACCTGGGGGGTGTGGAATGACTTCGCCAGCATACTCAGAACTGCCACAAGAGCTGTTGCTAGAGGTGGATCCTATGCGCCTTCTGTAGTAATCATGGGTGGCGATGAGAGAGCCGGTAGATGGAATTGCTGCCATTTTCTTCGACCTTTCCTTCAAAAACGCTAAAAGATGGAAGAccttagggagagagaggaaaggagagagagaagaatagattATTACGAGTGTGGAAACAGGAACCTTGCAAGCAGAGGCAAGTGATACTGGGATGAGCCAAATAATATTGTCTATGAATGCTGCATGCTAGATCTCACTGAATGTGCCATAACACAATATCCTGAACAAAGACAAAAAGCTGTGCAAAAGCCTTTGTGCAAATTGACAACCTATTTCATGATTACTAGCATCATCCATTAACAAAAGCCTATCATAGGCAGGTCTCAATGTTGGCTTAGAGACGTGATAGAGGTCAACAGTTGAGAGTCTGATTTCAACACCATGTTCTGAAAATAACTGGACAGTGCGGGGCCCGGGTTTGCAGGTATAATGTCCCAACTTCCGGGAACCTAGCCAGGTAACAGAGTGCTGTGCACCAGCTCGGTGCGTGGCAGGCCTCACCACTGGGGCTAACCCCTACAGGACCTCTAAGGTACTGACTAAGCCACTCAAAAAAACAGAATATAGCAGTAAGCAGGACTATACAGGAATCAAAAACCTTTTTCTAAGAGAAAGGTTGCCAACAGTTCAACTGTGGTAAACACTCACACTGACATCTCAAACACTGCAGTGGAATGAAACATGCCAAAAATGTGATTTTACTCCCCAACCAAACTACATTACTATAAGCAAAAGTAAATAGTTCACTGAGAAGCAACCTCATGATTACATGTTCGATGCTAAATCAGTTCTATCATGTCCAAACCGGTCCAAACAGGACAGAAGCTCTTGTCCAGATGGCTGGAGATTGCCAGCCTAATTCTCATCTGTGCTACATAGGCAGTTGCaaaaaaaacatctcaaggataaacCAATTCCCTTCGCACAGTGGAAAAAGAAAGTTTAAATAAATGTTTACTGCTGTGGGGCACATTAGATGTGTGAATGTGCATCCACATTACATATTATATTCATACTGttttactgtattctagtcaaggctcaatctttataactactgctgtacacagctttaatattcatatactgtccaaactgtatatactgtccatactgtatatacatatatatttatattccggactctgacattgctcattttGATATTTTTTGTATGTgtgcatattgttaggtattagtATACTGTTGAAGATAGAAGCATAAGCGTGTCGCTGTACCTGTGATTACATCCACAATGTATATGTAcagaccaataaaattagatttgattcaTGCCAACAGGATCTGTGCTATCCCAGGTtccttgggatgtccctaccCTATTGAAGTTTAACtgtaaaatggttaaggtaagggttaagattaggttatggttatggttagggttagggtaagggttagggtttagagtaGGGAGGTCCCAAGGATCCTAGGGAGCAAAGACAATGCCAGCAGGGGACCAATACAATATAACCTCACGTGCAGCACAATAAATGACAGTGACACTGGCAGGTGCATAATAAACAACAGACCATCCAGATAAAATATAGATGCAAAGAGACTAAAACATCAGCAGTCAAAATCCACATACTTATTACATTATTAAAGACAATGTGAAATGTGCATTTGTAATGATTAGTGCCAGgacaataaatacaatataatttAGTACCATAGCTCTTTCTTTAATAGGTCAATATATAGGGTTGGAAACACATTGTCCATTATTAGACAATATAGGTTATACAATTGACATTGAAGATGGCATAGTCAGAGGTCCATATTGTTTGCCTTAATCTAAAAGCAATCAAATCAATCTTACCTTTTTGTTTGGTGATGCTGCAAAACAACAAAGGATTGAGGATGGTTGGCAAAGATCAGTGAATTACACTAAAGGACTCTTATTGCCCATTTGTGGGTATATTCTCTGAAATGGCCCTTCAAGGTCTTTATGGTGTCGTCAGTGTAGGAATAGGCAGGCTACTGAAGAGCGAAAGGCAGGTAGCTTTATACAGTGCAGGATATGACGCCTACTGGACGAGCTGCTCATGGGCGTGGACAGGGCCCTTTTATACAGCGTTTGCACCAGGCAAGGCAAGCGCTCAATGAAATCGCAATCATTGGTTGCAATGCCCTTGCCACGTTAATTCTGTGGAAACAATAAAATACACGAAGAACTGAGCATAAGTCAGCGAACTTGAACCCAGTGAATGTTCTGATTCACTGTTTTCATTTCATTCTTCTAGCTATGGCGTGGAATTTCGCATTTaagaattaattaattaatcttGTTGAAGGTTAAAAACTATATTGTGTTATTTTCTTCAACTTTCcctggtggtctagtggttaggattcggCGCTCTCACCGCCgcggcccgggttcgattcccggtcaGGGAATACGTTTTTCTTTGACAAAAATGACTGTTACTGTGAAACAGCAATAATCACGTTTATGTATCTCGTTAGGCTAACCGTTATGTTATCCAAAATCATTACACATGAGACCAGACCACATATAATACGTTTTAATTAAAAATTCTCAAAGTACAAAAATACTTCACTGTACATTTGGGATTGTTATGTTCTTAGAATGCAGTAGCAGGATATAAGCCAAAACTAATATTTTCCTTCAATCAACAGGACAATATAAATAGCTGGATATTGGAAATACTATTTAAACATTTTAAATTAATGAATGGTTGGAACCAACACTGACAAAGCTATAAAAAATGCATTACTACTATCTCACTACTGAAGCTACATTCTATAAAATTGTAGAAAAACATTTGTACCTTGATGACATTCCATTCACAGTATGACATTTTAAATCTCTCCTACCCcactccaacaacaacaacaaaaagttaaATATCTCTGCATAGCCCACACGGAATCCATAGAAACTGTATTTGGTAATTTATTCATTCATCAACAGCCTACAAAATGTTTAATGTCTGATGGGGTAGTGTGGACAATGACATCAGGTGAAAGTGGTTAAAGGAGTATAGATGGAAGAGGGACAATTAGGTGGATTATGTTAGAAGGAACCACTGTTCTGAGATGGGCTTCTGCCAAACCCAGAGACATTTCCGTCATTCCCTCGACTCCCGGACACCTTGTTCTGtgtgagagacaggaaacagtaGAGAGATGAGGAATTGAATATCAAAGACGAGACAATACAGAATTTTCTGATCTTTGCGCTTGTTTGTGATTGTGAGAGAACACAGACACTAACCTTCACGCTTCCCACCATGTCTTCAAAGGACTTGAATGTATTGGAATGTCTAAGGCAGAAAGATAAATGATCTCTAAAACAATTTAAATCACTTTGAGGTACAGAACCATTTCAGGTTAAACGATTCACTGAAAGATAAATCAAACTAAATGTAACTTTTTTTACTTGCAGCATTAATGTAATTATAATCTCGTTCACCAAAGTCTTCCTCCCCAAGCGCTGTT contains:
- the ppdpfa gene encoding pancreatic progenitor cell differentiation and proliferation factor A is translated as MAAIPSTGSLIATHDYYRRRIGSTSSNSSCGSSEYAGEVIPHPPGLQRQDSGHWWSSFFFANKQNQPGSMVGSEQKSGTYTVNNGQVTCIAREMVLKRQLSESSDSGKMEHGSPPPS